The Desulfatibacillum aliphaticivorans DSM 15576 genome has a segment encoding these proteins:
- a CDS encoding amidohydrolase, translating into MNADILIKNGIVLTMNDHGAVVDKGAVAVKDSLIAWIGPDDQTGEIQAAKVLDAEGGIIMPGLINAHTHASMTCFRGLADDLPLMTWLNDHIFPAEAKLTEDMVYKGALLACAEMILSGTTSFCDMYLFEGAVAKAAHDSGMRAVVGEVLYDFPSPNYGPLENGFAYTRDLLEEYKGHDRVRIAVEPHSPYLCAPDLLKKAREIAEEWNAPLVIHASESENEVAQIKEKYGCTPMEHLAKIGFLCPRLMADHCVVLTDNDISLLADNKVKAVHNPESNMKLASGIAPVPALLEAGVCVSLGTDGCASNNNLDMMAEMDAAAKIHKAAALDPTVMDAKTVLTMATKNGASALGMDGLCGVMEQGKLADIIILDVNRPHLVPMYNPMSHVVYSARGGDVRHSIIHGKLVMEDRRVLTIDIKQAMAHVRELAKTIA; encoded by the coding sequence ATGAACGCGGATATTCTTATAAAAAATGGAATCGTACTGACCATGAATGACCATGGCGCCGTTGTGGATAAAGGCGCGGTCGCCGTCAAAGACTCCCTCATCGCCTGGATCGGGCCTGACGATCAAACCGGCGAAATTCAAGCGGCAAAAGTTCTGGATGCGGAAGGCGGAATCATTATGCCGGGCCTCATCAACGCCCATACCCACGCCTCCATGACCTGCTTCAGGGGGCTTGCTGACGACCTGCCTCTCATGACGTGGCTGAACGATCATATTTTTCCTGCGGAAGCCAAGCTGACCGAAGACATGGTTTACAAAGGCGCTTTACTGGCCTGCGCCGAAATGATTCTATCCGGGACCACCAGCTTTTGCGACATGTACCTGTTTGAGGGCGCCGTGGCAAAGGCCGCCCATGACTCGGGAATGCGGGCTGTTGTGGGCGAAGTGTTGTACGACTTCCCCTCCCCCAATTACGGCCCTCTGGAAAACGGATTCGCCTACACCCGGGACTTGTTGGAGGAATACAAGGGGCACGACCGGGTCCGCATTGCGGTGGAGCCTCATTCCCCTTATCTTTGCGCTCCGGATTTATTAAAGAAGGCCCGGGAAATTGCCGAGGAATGGAACGCGCCTTTGGTGATTCACGCATCCGAATCGGAAAATGAGGTTGCACAGATAAAGGAGAAATACGGATGCACGCCCATGGAGCATCTGGCCAAGATCGGTTTTTTATGCCCCAGGCTTATGGCCGACCACTGCGTGGTTCTGACCGACAACGATATCAGCCTGCTGGCGGACAATAAGGTGAAGGCGGTGCACAACCCGGAAAGCAATATGAAGCTGGCTTCCGGCATTGCGCCGGTTCCGGCCCTCCTGGAAGCGGGAGTATGCGTTTCCCTGGGCACGGACGGATGCGCCAGCAACAACAATCTGGACATGATGGCGGAAATGGATGCAGCGGCGAAAATCCACAAGGCGGCGGCCTTGGATCCGACGGTCATGGACGCAAAGACGGTTTTGACAATGGCCACAAAAAACGGCGCTTCCGCTTTAGGGATGGACGGACTGTGCGGAGTCATGGAACAAGGAAAGCTGGCGGACATCATTATTCTTGACGTCAACCGGCCCCATCTCGTGCCCATGTACAATCCCATGTCCCATGTCGTGTATTCAGCAAGAGGAGGCGACGTGCGCCATTCCATCATCCATGGAAAACTGGTTATGGAGGACCGCAGGGTCCTGACCATTGATATAAAACAAGCCATGGCCCACGTTCGTGAGCTGGCCAAAACTATCGCCTGA